The Delphinus delphis chromosome 2, mDelDel1.2, whole genome shotgun sequence genome segment GCccattaaaaaactttaaaaagccaacattttattcctttgtaaAATATACCTGggtaatttggaaaatatacatgacacaaaagaaaataacaattacTCATAATTCTCACCACCTTGAGAGAACGATTGTTAGCATGTGTCCTTCCAGATTATGTTTTgtggttttatataaatatacatgtataaataattttctaaaaacaaaacggGATTATAGGTACCTACTGCTTTataacccactttttttttttttttttttttttttttttaatggtacgcgggcctctcaccgttgtggtctctcccattgcggagcacaggctccggacgcgcaggctcagcggccatggctcgcgggcccagccgctccgcggcatgtgggatcctcccagaccggggcacgaacccacgtcccctgcatcggcaggcggactctcaaccactgcgccaccagggaagccctataacccacttttttaaaaaataattaattaattaatttttgtctgcgttgggtcttcattgctgtgcgcgggctttctcttgttgtggctagcgggggctcctcttcgttgtggtgcaagggcttctcattacggtggcttctcttgttgtggaacctgggctctaggagtgcaagcttcagtagctgtggcacgagggcttagtagttgtggcccacgggcttagttgctctgcggcatgtgggatcttacctgacgagggctcaaacccctgtcccctgcagtggcaagagggtttttttttttttttttttgcggtacacgggcctctcactgttgtggccgctcccgttgcggagcacaggctccagatgcgcagcctcagtggccatggctcacgggcccagccgctccacggcatgtgggatcttcccgtaccggggcacgaacccgtgtcccctgcatcggcaggcggactctcaaccactgtgccaccagggaagtccctataacccacctttttaaaaaaataataaaattaattaattaatttatatttggctgcattgggtctttgttgctgcgcacgggctttctctagttgcggcgagcaggggctactcttcgttgcggtgtgcgggattctcattgcggtggcttctcttgttgtagagcacgggctctaggcacatgggctgcagtagttgtgacacgcgggctcagtagttatggttcgcgggctctagagcgcaggctcagtagttgtggcacacgggcttagttcctccgcagcatcttcccagaccagggctcgaacccgtgtcccctgcattggcaggcggattcttaacactgcgccaccagggaagtccctaacccaCCTTTTTGACTTTAATTCTGGCAAGCATTTATTCAGTTGTTGCTTCTTATTTTGAGGGACTCAAGTCTTGGTCTTCTTCATCCCACTTCCGTATTCTTGCGTGTGGAGGCGGTCCTTCTGTCCATCTATCCGGCTCACCTTGGGGGCCTGGATTTTCACCCCTCCCCGCCAGAGCCCCTTTCAGGCCTGGAGTGAGCCGTGGGGTGGGAAGGCAGCTTTAGTGTGTGGCTGGGGAGCGACtgactctccctcttctcctcccttgTTCCTCTCAGAACCGGCAGCCCTCATCCTCCCCGCGCAGTCCCGCCCGTCTTGGTCCCATGCCCCCGCCAGTCAGCCCCGGGCCACAGGCAGTGAGCAGGCACGCGGGAGCCGAGGCCCTGTGACCAGGCCAAGGAGACGGGGGCTCCGGGGTCCCGGCCACCTGTCCCCCCCATGGAGCTGAGGCCCTGGTTGCTATGGgtggtagcagcagcaggagcCTTGGTCCTGCTGGCGGCCGATACCCGTGGCCAGAAGGTCTTCACCAATACCTGGGCCGTGCGCATTCCTGGAGGCCCAGCCGTGGCTGACAGTGTGGCACGCAAGCATGGCTTCCTCAACCTGGGCCAGGTAGGTGTTCTTCCCTCCTGCTGGCCGAGGCATAGGACATCGCCAGGGGGTGGGGCCAATGAGGGCAGGGGTTCCAGCACCCAGAGCAGGAACTCTGGGGCTTGTCTTCTCAGGGGCATCTGGGTAGTAGGCATGTTATGGGTGGCTTGTCCTGCGCTGGGGCTTCTAGCCTAGGTTGCTCAGTGGACCAGTGTATCCCAGGGGGGTGAGTCCCCCTCGGCCCCCTGCACCTCCTTGCGGGGTCCTGGGCGGGGAGCAGATGCCCACCACCCCCTGCCGTGGTGAGCCTCCCCTTGCAGCCGGTtgtccacccccatcccccgcctCCATGGGGACTGGCAGATGGAAAGCCCGGCTCAGTCTCCCTGCTCTGTTGCAGATCTTCGGCGACTATTACCACTTCTGGCATCGAGCGGTGACAAAGCGGTCCCTGTCACCTCACCGCCCGCGGCACAGCCGGCTGCAGCGGGAACCTCAAGTGAGTGcggccccagcccctcctgctgccACCCTTCCCTTTCCGTTCTCAGGAGGCCTCGCTCTCCCTCCCTGTTCCTCCAGCCACACCatctctccctcactccctcacaGGTACAGTGGCTGGAGCAGCAGGTGGCAAAGCGACGGACCAAACGGGACGTGTACCAGGAGCCCACGGACCCCAAGTTTCCCCAGCAGTGGTACCTGGTACGTTGCCTGCCTGgcgcatccatccatccactgagGGGTCCCGTGAGTGGGTGAGGCTGACTTCAAGGCCTCCTGTCAGTCTTCCTCTGTCTGCTGAGTAATCTTTCTCCAGCCCATCCTGCTGAGCCCTGGGGAGCACCCTCCCAGAGTTCTTTATAATTCCATGAGCCCAGACAATCAGTGGTGGCATTTGAGGAGTAGGGGCGGGTGGAGAAGGAGCTTTTGGGGGTGGCAAAGGGATTCTCCAAGGTTCCAGTAACCTCACCCAGCAACCACATCTCGTAAGTGCTGGGTGACGGGGGTGGGTGTCTCTGCAGTCTGGTGTCACCCAGCGGGACCTGAACGTGAAGGAGGCCTGGGCCCAGGGCTACACGGGGCGTGGCATTGTGGTCTCCATTCTGGACGATGGCATCGAGAAGAACCACCCGGACTTGGCAGGCAATTATGTGaggaggtcagggagggaggTAGCCATCCCTGGCGAGGGGAGTCCAGGGATGGTCCTGTTCTGCTGGTGGGTTCAGGCTGACCCTGATAATGGCCATGTCCTTTCCAGGATCCTGGGGCCAGCTTCGATGTCAATGACCAGGACCCTGACCCCCAGCCTCGGTACACGCAGATGAATGACAACAGGTAAGAATCTGCTTCCCTTCTGTTTTCCGCTGAGGAAGCAGATGTGCCCTTCCTGAGAGGCTGAAGTCTTTTCCATAGTCCTGGTCTAGCTGGGGCTCTGAGGGAAGGTTCGGTCTGAGTGGAGGTGGCCATAGGCCAAGAGGAGGGGGGGGTGTGGTCTGTGTACAGATGTGGGACAGCAAAGGTAGAGGGGCGTGCATGTGGCCCTTCCTGCTCCTCAGGCTGCACCCACCATGCTCTGTCCACTGTTAATGCTGTGCTCTTGGCCCCGGCAGGCATGGCACACGGTGTGCAGGCGAGGTGGCTGCAGTGGCCAACAACGGTGTCTGTGGCGTAGGCGTGGCCTACAATGCCCGTATTGGAGGTGGGTGTAGGCCTTGGCCACCCGGTCTTTGGGACGACCCTTCCAGTGGGATTCTTCTCTGTTCACTTCCCATCCACCCAGTGTCTGCCGCTTTCCTGCTGTGGATCCTTTTGACTGCACGGCTCTTCTTTAGAGGGTTCTTAGTAACTCAAAAAGCTGAACCCCCTGTGCTGGTGGCCCTGTGctgtggggtggagggagtgTTTCTTAGCAGGAGTCTCCCTAACTCCTCACTGTCCACTCCGAGTCCTTACATGGCAGGCCTTGATCACCATGCTCCTTTGGGACCCCAGAGACTCATCCTAGTCCAGAATGTGTAGTTGGGGCCCAGGGAGCTCTCCCCTTTTCCCCTGCGTCTTGTCTTCGAAAGGCAGAGGCTGGCCAGGGAGTTAGGGGCTCAGGGTTTCCCAGCAccatcctctgccctcccctgcccATCCTCTGGGTGCAAGGCTGGGTGTGCTCCAGGGAGTGCTCCTGGCAGCTGGACCCACGCAGcatccctctccccgcccccctccaTGACCAGGGGTGCGCATGCTGGACGGTGAAGTGACAGATGCGGTAGAGGCACGCTCGCTGGGCCTGAATCCCAACCACATCCACATCTACAGCGCCAGTTGGGGCCCCGAGGACGACGGCAAGACCGTGGATGGGCCAGCCCGCCTTGCTGAGGAGGCCTTCTTCCGGGGGGTCAGCCAGGTGAGGTGGGGGTCCTGGCCCCACCCTAGAAACCAGGCCCAGCCTCTGGGGGCAAACTAGGCGCTACCTTTTCcatagttctttgtttttttctgttcctatttatttattcttgtgtttaattttaatttacacaaagtttgtttattaaatgttattaaaatgttaaggaactagaaagacagaaaaagagaaaagtaaatactaATTACCCATAATTCCACCCTTTGGAATCACCACTCAGAGCATTTTGGTTGGTGGTCtgagtctctttttttctgtgcaaAAAAGGTTGAGATCCACCAGGGGTCTCCCAGGGGAACAGAGGCTGGATAGAGAGTCCCCGGAGAAGGAGGCTCCATCCTTCTCAGCCTCGAGCAGCATCTTCCTGCCAGGCCTCCCCCAAGTCCTGTTCTCGAGTGACCCCAGCCCACTCTGTCCACAGGGCCGCGGGGGGCTGGGCTCCATCTTTGTCTGGGCCTCTGGGAACGGGGGCCGGGAACATGACAGCTGCAACTGCGACGGCTACACCAACAGCATCTACACGCTGTCCATCAGCAGCGCCACGCAGTCTGGCAACGTGCCCTGGTACAGTGAGGCCTGCTCGTCCACGCTGGCCACAACCTACAGCAGTGGAAACCAGAACGAGAAGCAGATCGTGAGTCCTGCCCCGGGGTGGCGGCTGGGGAAACGAGGCTGCTTGCTGGCTCTGCCCGGGGCCCCCTTTCCAACCCCATCTGCCTTCCACCCGCACGTGGCTGGGTGGTGGTGGCTAAAGCATCATGGGATGGGGGCTAGGGAGCTCTCCAAGACTCCTGGAGACTGTGGAGCCATCGGTGAAGCCCCTGAGAAGACTCTCCTTGAAAATATGCATTGCTCTTAATGATCGCCAACCTTCAGTTCAATCCTCTCATTCCTCGGGAAAGGGCCAGGTATCGGCCTGTCTACAGCAAGTTAGCAAGGCAGCAGGTGGGACCAGGGTTTCTTGGCCCTGGCTCCCCACTCCTGTTTATGGTGCTTAGGGCCTGTGGAcagagggagggcaggcaggtggCCCCCCTCTGGTGCCCTCCCCGCATTACAGGCCCAACATCATTGTCCTCCTGGTAGGTGACCACTGATCTGCGGCAGAAGTGTACGGAGTCTCACACAGGCacctctgcctctgccccctTGGCAGCGGGCATCATCGCTCTCACCCTGGAGGCCAAGTAAGTGGGTGGGGGCTGAGGCGCAACCCTGTCCCCACCAGCGCCCCCTGCCAGGCAGGCCTTGGTCTCCAGCTTCTCTCCGAAGAGATAGCCCCCAAGCCTCTCCGTCCCTCCTCTGCAGTAAGAACCTCACCTGGCGGGACATGCAGCACCTGGTGGTACAGACCTCAAAGCCAGCCCACCTCAATGCTAACGACTGGGCCACCAATGGTGTGGGCCGCAAAGGTGAGGACAGGGCTGGATTGGGAGTTGCGGGGGCCCTGTGTGCCTCCCAGCTGACCCCGCCTTCCCTGCCCCACAGTGAGCCATTCGTATGGCTACGGGTTACTGGACGCAGGTGCCATGGTGGCTCTGGCCCAGAACTGGACGACGGTGACCCCTCAGCGGAAGTGCATCATCGACATCCTCACTGAGCCCAAGTGAGGGCTGGACcctggctgggagggggcaggtgggaCCTGAGGGGCGCAGGGGTGCCCGCTGGTCCCCCTGGGCCAGGCTGATAGACCATCACGGTGCTCTCTGCGCAGGGACATCGGGAAGCGTCTGGAGGTGCGGAAGACTGTGACCGCCTGCGTGGGGGAGCCCAGCCACATCACGCGGCTGGAACACACTCAGGCGCGGCTCACCCTGTCATACAACCGCCGCGGTGACCTGGCCATCCACCTGGTCAGCCCCATGGGCACCCGCTCCACCCTGCTGGCCGCCAGGTGCTTGCCCTCTCCTCTGTCCAGCTTGTCCTGTCCCTCACATCCACGTgcattcgttcattcactcacACAGCCCTGAAGGGCACCAAATACTTTTCCCCTGTTGGCATTTTGGGAAGGATGGTTTTTGTCCTATGGGACTGTCCCATGTTGCAGGAATCCCTGATTCTGCCCATTAAATGCCATGTCTGTGTGCCTTCCCATGTGTAGTACCCTTGCACATTTCCAGAATCTTCTGGTTGAGAACATTTGGCATTCTGGGAAACACCCAGCAGGCACTTCCAGCCCAGCGGGGTTCTGCTGCaccgggggagggggtgtggtccGTGTGCTGTGGGCTCGGTGTCGCCTGGCTGGGGTCTGCGGAGGCCTCAGGCAGCCATGTGCACCTTCCTCCCCAGGCCGCACGACTACTCTGCAGACGGGTTTAACGACTGGGCCTTCATGACGACCCATTCCTGGGACGAGGACCCCTCTGGCGAGTGGGTCCTGGAGATAGAAAACACCAGTGAAGCAAATAACTATGGTATTGGGGGTGCTCGagggctggggatggaggaggggcgCTGGCGGAGTCTGGGGTGCCGGGCGTGGCTTCTGACTTTTGCTTCCCCCCTCAATTAGGGACACTGACCAAGTTCACCCTCGTGCTGTACGGCACAGCCCCCGAGGGGCTGCCCACACCTCCTGAGAGCATCGGCTGCAAGACCCTCACGTCCAGCCAGGCCTGTGTGGGTCAGTCGTGGGTGCTGCAAGGGCTTGGGAACCTGCGGCTGGGGACAGAGGGCGCCTGTCCtaaaggaggaaaaggggtgTGAAGGGATGCTGGGACCCCAGGGTGACCACAGTCCTGGGGCGGGTGGGAGCTCCTGGGGACAGCGGTGACTGCCTGGGGCTGCAGGTCCACAGGCTGCCACTGTCGTGGGGCTCAGGGCCCAACAGCCATGGGCGGCTTGGCTGACGCCCACCTTCTGCCCTGTGCCGGCAGTGTGCGAGGAAGGCTTCTCCCTGCACCAGAAGAGCTGTGTCCAGCGCTGCCCTCCAGGCTTCACTCCCCAAGTCCTCGACACGCACTACAGCACCGAGAACAACGTGGAGATCATCCGGGCCAGCGTCTGTGCCCCCTGCCACGCCTCGTGTGCCACGTGCCAGGGGCCAGCCCCCACAGACTGCCTCAGCTGCCCCAGCCACGCCTCCCTGGACCCTGTGGAGCAGACGTGCTCCCGGCAAAGCCAGAGCAGCCGTGAGTCGCCACAGCCGCAGCAGCCGCCGCCCGCGGAGGTGGAGGCAGAGCCGCGGCTGCGGGAGGGGCTGCTGCCCTCACACCTGCCCGAGGTGGTGGCCGGCCTCAGCTGCGCCTTCATCGTGCTGGTCTTCGTCACTGTCTTCCTGGTCCTGCAGCTGCGCTCGGGCTTCAGCTTCCGAGGGGTGAAGGTGTACACCATGGACCGTGGCCTCATCTCCTACAAGGGGCTGCCCCCCGAAGCCTGGCAGGAGGAGTGCCCGTCCGACTCAGAAGAGGACGAGGGCCGGGGCGAGAGGACCGCCTTTATTAAAGACCAGAGCGCCCTTTGACGAGCGCCTACTGCCCGCCCCTTCGAGCCCATCCCCTCCTGGGGCACTTTTTAATTcaccaaagtatttttttatctTGGGACTGGGTTTGGACCCCAGCTGGGAGGCAAGAGAGGCAGAGACGGCTTCCCACCCTACCCTTGGGCCCCCCGGCTGCCTGAGGTGGGACCCCAGGACCagctggggagcaggggagggcctctgcccacccccagcaCGCCTGCGTGTGGAGAAAGGAGTGAAACCTTTAGGGCAGCTTTCCAAGGTCCAGGCCCCAGCCAGAGTTCCCTGCGGAGTGAAGAGGGGCAGCCCTTCCCTTATGGGATTCCTGACCTGGGCTGCAGTTCTCgccccttccctgtccctctAAAGCAATAATGGTCCCCATCCAGGCAGCAGGGAGGCTGGCCTAGGGGGTATTTGAAGGAGGAGGCCACCTCTCTAAGGGCTTTTGCATCCCTGACCCCGTCCCCCACCTCTGGTGAGCCTCGGGCGGAAGCAGTAAGCGAAGGAAGGGACCAAGGCAAGGCAGGCACTTCCAGGGTGCACACGTGTGTGTCCCTTTGCCCACCTCCACTACAGCTGGCTGCCTGCTGAGTGAGGCTGGCCCAGCCCCGTGCTGGTATGCTGACCACCCTCCCCTCTCTGGCACCCTCTTCTCCTGCCAGGGCCCAAGTCCCTGTTTTCTGAGCCCGGGGCTGCCTGGGCTGTTGGCACTCACAGTCCCGGAGCCCctgggtgggtggtggggagggacggTGGCCCAGCCGGCCTCTCCCGCCTCCCACCCGATGCTGCTTTCCCCTGTGGGGATCTCAGGGGCTGTTTGAGGATATATTTTCACTTTGTGATTATTTCACTTtagatgctgattttttttttttttttggtatttttaatgGGGGTAGCAGCTGGACCATCCACCTTCCCACACCCACTGTCCACCCTGCTGTTCCCCCCGGCTGCCCTGGCCCTGAGGTGTGGGGGTCTGCAGCGTGTTGCTGAGGAGTAGTTGAGCCCCGGGTCCTGAAgaggcaggccaggccaggcgGGCCCTAGGAAAGGAGGAGTACGATAGAAGGGGCAGGCTGTCGTCCATTTCAGATGGGGCTCCTCGTGCCAAGGGCTCATGGgtcagtggttctccaagtgcCAGGGGTGGGCAGGCAGTGGCACTGAGCCCCCTCCAACACTGTGCCCTGGTGGAGAAAGCACTGACCTGTCCTGCCCCCCAAGGCCCCCTCTTCTGACGT includes the following:
- the FURIN gene encoding furin translates to MELRPWLLWVVAAAGALVLLAADTRGQKVFTNTWAVRIPGGPAVADSVARKHGFLNLGQIFGDYYHFWHRAVTKRSLSPHRPRHSRLQREPQVQWLEQQVAKRRTKRDVYQEPTDPKFPQQWYLSGVTQRDLNVKEAWAQGYTGRGIVVSILDDGIEKNHPDLAGNYDPGASFDVNDQDPDPQPRYTQMNDNRHGTRCAGEVAAVANNGVCGVGVAYNARIGGVRMLDGEVTDAVEARSLGLNPNHIHIYSASWGPEDDGKTVDGPARLAEEAFFRGVSQGRGGLGSIFVWASGNGGREHDSCNCDGYTNSIYTLSISSATQSGNVPWYSEACSSTLATTYSSGNQNEKQIVTTDLRQKCTESHTGTSASAPLAAGIIALTLEANKNLTWRDMQHLVVQTSKPAHLNANDWATNGVGRKVSHSYGYGLLDAGAMVALAQNWTTVTPQRKCIIDILTEPKDIGKRLEVRKTVTACVGEPSHITRLEHTQARLTLSYNRRGDLAIHLVSPMGTRSTLLAARPHDYSADGFNDWAFMTTHSWDEDPSGEWVLEIENTSEANNYGTLTKFTLVLYGTAPEGLPTPPESIGCKTLTSSQACVVCEEGFSLHQKSCVQRCPPGFTPQVLDTHYSTENNVEIIRASVCAPCHASCATCQGPAPTDCLSCPSHASLDPVEQTCSRQSQSSRESPQPQQPPPAEVEAEPRLREGLLPSHLPEVVAGLSCAFIVLVFVTVFLVLQLRSGFSFRGVKVYTMDRGLISYKGLPPEAWQEECPSDSEEDEGRGERTAFIKDQSAL